The window CGACCTATCTGGGCAGGTCCTTGAGAACCGACTCAGGGATTTGAACACGGTCGCCCACCTTCACGCCAATGCTGGCAAATAACCCAGCTTTGACTTCAAGAGCGAAGCGGGCGGGCTCCCCGGAAGGATATGTGCGCGTTTCAAGTGGGGCCATGGTGTGAATACCCACGATTCGGCCGTCGTTCCGTATGTACGCGATGTCCAGGGGTGTGATGGTGTTGTACATCCAGAAGGACAGCGGTTGCTCAAACGGAAAGACGAACAACATGCCCCGGTGGATGTCCGATAAGCCCCGGCCGGTCGGCTCCTGAAATGAGGACAGCTCTTCAGGCTTCACCCGCATCAGACCGAGTTCTCGCTGTCGATTGCTCTTCGCAAGCCAGACCTCGAACTGGTGATCGCCAATAGTCATGCGAGTAATCTGCATG of the Phycisphaerae bacterium genome contains:
- a CDS encoding DUF192 domain-containing protein — protein: MFAYEHVGHLFYGRRRKTVLLVILLSFCSGCTENPAADTPGAARNDLSAMQITRMTIGDHQFEVWLAKSNRQRELGLMRVKPEELSSFQEPTGRGLSDIHRGMLFVFPFEQPLSFWMYNTITPLDIAYIRNDGRIVGIHTMAPLETRTYPSGEPARFALEVKAGLFASIGVKVGDRVQIPESVLKDLPR